AGCAACCAACTGGACAACCGAAGAGTCGAATAAATGAACAACTTCTTCCTGCATGGTATCCCTCTCCCTGGATCGTCAGAGGAATGATTTCCTGAATGTTTTTAATGACTGTCAAAGAAGGACGTTGAAAAAGTAATTAAATCAGCTACCAGCTGTTGCAGAACCATTGATGCTTTTTATAAAAAAAGACTCTAAAAGTGGGAGATAGTCAAATGCTAGACTCAAAAACATACTTTACTGAAAATCGTGATCAACAAATTGCCTATAAAAAATATGGATCGAATGGAAATGAAACAATAGTTTTCCTGCATGGTTTGACAAGCAAGAAGGAGGACTGGAATTCACAGGAAGCTAACAAGGGGACGACTTATATTGAATTCTTTGTCAACAAGGGTTATCGCTGCATATCTGTTGATTGTCTTTCACATGGAGAAAGTTCCAAACCCCAGAAAGCTGCAAACTATGATCGTAGACTACTAGCTCTCGATTTTATTTCTGTGATGGATGCTGAAAAAATCGAAAAAGCTCATTTTATTGGTTATTCCATGGGTGGTTTATTAGGGTGCTGTGTGGCAAGATTTTATCCACATCGACTAAAGAGTTTGATGCTTGGTGGACACTGCCCTGGAGTAGGTTCTGCCGAAGAAATTAATAGGCAGGATGTCGGCAAACTTACTTTTGATAAAGCCCAAGATATATTTGGAGACGATTTCCTGCAGCAGTTTCCCAAGGATCATTTGCCGGCTATCAGAAATATCTTTGATACGATGGAGGAAGCTGAGGGTTTGGAGATGGCGGTCGCAAATCTAAACGTGCCCGTACTTTTGTGGGTAGGCGAGGAGGAACCTGTTCTTTTTGAGAAAGGGAAATCGTTAGCAAGACAACATGGTTGGGAATTTTTTTCAGTTGAAGGTGATCACATCGGTGGTTTTGTCAACGCAGGTTCAGTTCTACCCCAACTCTTTCAGTTTTTGAATAAGATTTCACATGACTAGGACCTGTTCCTTTCTGAGTAGCAACCACTTGGTGTCAGCGATTATCTGGCTCAATTGATTGCGGGCTCTAAAAAATTCCCTTTTTGAATTATAATCTCGATGAAAGACAAACTCTTCGGCTTTATTGGTTTGGGAAACATGGGGCAACCCATGGCGCAACACATTGCTCGTAAAGGGTACCGCCTTCTGGTTCATGATATCGCTGGAACAAGAGAAAGAGCTCCTGAAAACAGCTTGATTGCAGCATCCAATGCTGAGGTGGTGAAGCGAGCCCAAGTGGTAGCTTTATCGCTACCTACGGTGGAGGTCAATCAACTCGTTGTTCAAGAAATTGCGAAATTGCTGACCGATGATTGTGTGATCGTGGATACCTGCACCATTGGTCCTGCCGCTGCTGCCGAGAATGCTCAAGTGCTGACTAAAGCAGGTCTTGGATATATAGACAGCCCTGTTTCGGGTCTACGGTTTAGAGCTGTTGAAGGAACTCTCACGACTATGGTATCTGGACCTGTGAACCAAATTGACCAAGTTCGCCCACTGATCGAGTGCTATTCAGCAAATGTCTTTGTCGTGGGAGAGGAAGCTGGACAGGGGCAGCAGATGAAAATGATCAACAATGCACTTTGCATTTCCTCCTATGTGACGACCAGCGAGGCCCTGGCCTATGGAGAATCTGGTGGATTACAACTGGAAACGATGCTGGCAGTAATCAACGCAAGTTCAGGACAGAGTTTTGCGACAAGTCAGACCTTTCCCAAGTTTGTGGCTTCTGGTAGATTCAACTCTGGCTGTGAGGCACACATCATTGAAAAAGACCTTGGGTTGTTCGTTGAAGATGCCTCGCGAAAGGGAACCAACAACACGGTGATTGCCAAGGCATTAGAGCGGGTTGCCGACTTTGTTGCAGAAGACCGAACCCAGGATCAGTTCCGCATCTATCCCTTCATCAAATCATCCAAACCAGACAGCTGATCTCAGACCAGGGCTTCCTGAGCTACGAGATCTGCAATCACTCGGTGTGATTGAGGAGATTCATCTTGTTGAGCGAAGAGCGCTGCGGCAACACCAGCAGCTTGTCCGGTGGCGAAGGAAGTTCCCATTACCCGGATGGAACCATATGCAGCCGCATCCGCCCCAATGGTACGGCCAGCCAACCAAAGATTGGGAATCTTTGTGGAGAGCGACTCCAGGGGGATCAATCCATATCCCCCTCCACCGATTGGATGATAAGACGGCTTGCCTGGTTTTGAGTGATTTTCCATCGGCCAGGCGGCACGAGCGATTCCAGAGTCAAATTTTCTCCCACCTTCCAAATCTTCTCGCTTGAGTGCGTATTGAGCCTCATGGCGCCAGGCTTCCCGAATGCCGATTTGTGGTCCAGTATTCACGATGTGGCAATTCTCAAATCCAGCTACTTCCGCTCTTAGAACTTCCAAGCAGTCATGGGCGATTTGACGTCCCAGCCACTCTGCCTTTGTCACCAACTCCTCCTGAACATCCTTTAGGCCAAGATCAACGATCATCCAGAGCCAGTCATTGGAATTGGGAACCCTCATGAAGACTCCACCATCCTGACGAGAAATAGGATGAATAGCCTGCCGATTGTATAACTCAACAGCCACTCTGATTGCATCCCGATCAATCATCAGATCCTTGGCGAGACCTCCTAGTCGAATGGGAAGTGACATGGACTGGAGAGGCTGTTCCTGCTGATTAACGCTGCAAGGGAGGCCCACAAATTTGGCAAGCTGGCCATTGCCGGTCGCATCAACAAAGGCCGTTCCAGAGAGTGATCTTTGCTGAAAAAGACCTACCAAGTCAACCGCCTCAAGATGACTCCCCTGCTTTTTCACATCAACTAGCGTGGTGTGTAGAAAGAGTTCCACTCGATGGGAAAGCACGAGTTGATCGAGGACATATTTCAGCTTCTCAGGATCAAGTAAGATGATGCGATTGCCAGTTAATTCTGAGAGGCGTGGTTGTATATCTTCCCCCAGCTTTGCCAGTTCCAACAGCACCCTGTAACCAACACCCCCGATTGCACGGTCTCCACGATCGTCGCATTGATAGAAACCACAGTAAGACAACACCTGCGAATTAGTAGCGGCTCCACCCAAAAAGCCATAGCGTTCCAGCAGGGCCACCCGAGCCCCAGTTTGGGCTGCTCCAACGGCGGCACTGACCCCTGCAGCACCTCCCCCACAGACAATGACGTCAAAGGATTCCATCGAAACCTCTCTGGGGAAGATTGGAGGAACAAGTCATTTGAAGAGAGAGTGGCGTTTCCAGGGAAGAGCCAGATACTGCAGCAGTTTCAGGACCAGGGTAGTCAGGATGCCGATCAGCATGACTGTGATCAAACCAGCATACATCTTCTCTGGCGCCAGGATTTCCCAGTTGTAGTAGATCAGGTAGCCAACTCCTTTCTCGGCTCGGAGAAATTCGACTGCAATGATCACGATCAGGGCCATTCCAAGAGCAACTCGCATTCCTGAAAAGATTGATGGTAAGGAGCCCGGCAGGATAACCTTGAAGAAGAGTTTCAGCCCATGCGCCCCATAATTGCGGCCTGCCAGAATATAAATTCCTTCAACATTCTGGACTGCACCCATAGTGTGAATGGTCATCATGAAAAAGACGGAAAGAGCAACCACGGCAATCCGGGGAGCATCCCCAAAAGGATCGGCAAAGACCAGCATCACGATGGGGAAAATTGCGATTTTTGGAAGTACATAGATTGCTGAAAGGATGCTGTCAAACATCAAACGGATTGTCTTGTTCATCCCCATCAGGAAGCCACAAAAAACCGCTGGGACTAGGCCAATCAAGAAACCCATGACCACTCGATACAAAGTCGCCCAGACATGGCCTTCTTCGATCAATTTCCAGACTCCTTCGAGACCCTGCTCTTGATAACGTTCTAAAATCATCCATGGACGACCCAACAGGGTGGTCTCGCTGAACTTTTCCGGGACCGTGATCAGCTCCCAGAGAGAGGCAAGGATCTTGGTGGGCTCTGGGAACCAAGTTGGGTTGATCTTACCAGTACTAGCGAATATCTCCCAGATTGAGAGCAGTAAAATGGGAAAGAGCAAAGTGATAAAGTGCTCCGAGCTTTTCTTATAGCGAACTGGGACTAATTTCATCACATCATTGACGATCTTGCCAAAAATGATCACATCAATCACCAAGCACATCAGCGCCTGATTCGTCCATAAGTCGAGAAAGTAGAGAACCAGGTTCAGCAAGAGAAATAATGGGATCTGAACGGAGAGCTTAATTGATTTTTCAGGATTCATAAGCAGATCTGGTGTTTATTGGGAAGCAATCATTGCTGGCTAGCCATCGAGCGATCGACCTCTACTGCCAGCTTCTCCCAGATTTCACTCCGAATTCTTGTAAAATCACCACTGTTCATCGTGTTGATGGAGCGCGGCCTCTCAATCGTGATTGGATAACGTTCGATGATGTGACCGGGGTTAGCCGACATCATCAGTACCTCGTCACCCAAAAATATTGCTTCGTCCAGACTGTGTGTGACGTAAAGAACAGTTTTTTTGGTTTCGTCCCAGAGTTTTAGCAATTCTTCCTGGATCAAGAGTCTGGACTGTGCATCAAGAGCCCCCAATGGTTCGTCCATCAATAGAATTTCTGGATCATTGGCCAATGCTCGGATGATGGCAACTCGTTGTTTCATACCACCCGAGATCTGATCCGGGAAGTAGTTGGCAAATTTGCTCAAGCCAACTTTCTGAAGCCATTCTCGGGCGATTTCTGTGCGGATTTTTTTTGAAATACCCCGCATCTCAAGTCCAAAGGCAACGTTCTCCATGACAGTCCGCCAAGGAAAGATAGCGTATTCCTGAAAGATGACGTTATTGATTGGCTGATCCTTGCCCTCCCCATGCTGGACGTCAAACTCTCCGGCAGTGAAGTAGTCCAATCCCGCAATGATCTTGAGCAAGGTGGATTTTCCGCATCCAGAAGGACCGACGATACAGACGAACTGACCTTCCTCAATTTGCAGGGTGGCATCACCAATGGCGGTAAACTCTCCTTCCGCCGTGCTGTAGACTTTCTGACAACCTTGGCAACGGATCTTTACGGACATGCCGATTTGAAGAAAGGTGGAATCATTGGTGATTTTTAGTGGTAGCGAAGTGAGCTGCTAATGAACCGAAATAGCGGATCGCAGGGATTGCTGAATCAGGGCTGGGTCACACGATGAATTGGGAAGCACTTGTTGTACAGAATAAAGACTGAAGGATATTCAGCCTCCTTAGCAACCCAGGCCCTGTGACCAGATTTCTCATGGTTTTTTGTCACTGGGCTGGGTGCAAATCAATTAGAGAGTTCTGCTTTTAGTTTAATAACTCCCCAAGATGCTGAGTGCTTTTTTTGTGAAGCGCTCATCGACTGCATTGTTCAGATCCAACTCTGTGGTGTATTCCGTCCGGCCATTCAAACGATGCACGCTTTCAATGTCCTTAAGACCAGCCACTGGAATGACGATGTTTGGATCATAGATCAGCTTCTTTCCTGTACGTAGGGCTTTTTCTGTGGTGTTAGTGTTCGTCATGTAGGCTTTGATGTTTTCTTCGTCAAGAAAGTCATCACCTTGCATAAGGCGAGCTGCCTCTCCCACAGCAAGAACGAATCGCTCTGCCACATCTGCCCGTTGATTGACAAATTTTCCAGAGCCCACAAACGCCACCGTCATCAAGCCAGGGACTAGATCAGAAGCGAGTACCTTGGCATGACCATCATTGATTGATTGGGTGGTGTAGGGAGGTCCTGTCAGGGCTGCATCAATGGACTGATTTGCTAGGGCCTTGGGCATGTCGGCATTGCCAATCTTTACCTTCTGGATGTCATTGAGCATCATTCCCGCTTGTTGCAAAGCTTTAGTCAGTAAATACTCACCTCCACTGCCAGGGCCACCAGCGACACCAATGCGCATTCCCTTCAAATCCTGCACACTTTTGATTGAGCCATTGGCCATCAGATCTGCTCGAGCAATGAGAGCGGTGGGGCTATTCTCCATTGGCTCCAGACCACCCGGTGCGATAATACGCAGATCCAGGCCTCGGCTCCAGCCATTCCAGAGAGAGGTCACGATCGCAATCCCTCCAACATCAATCTTGCCTTCTGACAAAAAAGCAATCGCTTCTGTACCCGATTTCACACGACGCAGTGTTACATCAAGGCCGTACTTTTCGAATAGCTTCCTGCTGTGAGCGACGTACATGGTCGCAAACTTCATGATGGGTACGTAGGCCACTGTTACTTTTTCTGGTGGATTCAACGGTTTCAGACCGTCGTTAGCCAACCCGTTGGAGCTCCAGAGTAAACCAACCGCCATCACAATGATGCTTACCTTACAGGACAAATTCTTGATGTGCCAATTCATGTCATTCTCCTAAAAGTTATTGAAAACAAAGCCCTTGTTTAGAGAGGCCAGGCTTTTTGGTCAAGATATTTCCTGAACTGAAAAATATTGAATCAATTATGTCTGTTGAGTTGGTTGCATAAAGTGCATTAAGAAAACGATTGTTGAGCAACTGTCTTTCCCATTACTTAGATCAGGAGAACCATATGAAAAAACGTCCTATTCTACTATTTGCCTTGGGGATGCTTTTCATCGCAAATTTGGTATCGGCCAATTCCGAATCAAAAGGAGAAGACACGCTTAGTGAATTGCTACGAAGAGCTACTATAGGCTGGAATACAGATTGGTCAAAGCATTCCATAGAATATCGTGAACTACTCTCTGGAGGACCACCTCGAGATGGCATTCCCCCAATTGATCAGCCCAAATTCATTGATAACCAGCAGGCAGAACAATGGCTTGCACCGAATGATCCTGTGATTGCGCTGGAACTCAATCGAGATGCTCGAGCATACCCTCTGCAAATCCTGACATGGCACGAAATCGTCAATGATACTGTCGGAGGAATACCGATAACCATTACATTTTGTCCACTATGTAACTCTGCTATTGCGTTTGAACGAAATTATCAGGGGATTACTTATGACTTTGGCACCAGTGGTTTACTGAGGCACTCTGATCTGGTGATGTATGACCGGCAGACCGAGAGCTTGTGGCAACAGTTTACAGGCGAAGCAATTGTTGGTGCCATGACGGGTGAGCAATTGAAGATGATCCCTGCAGGATTGATCGGTTTCGAGCAATTTCAAGTAGCTTATCCAGATGGTAAGATTCTCTCCAAAGAAACAGGGTACTCAAGAGACTATGGACGCAATCCCTATCCGGGCTATGACGATATTCACAATAATCCCTTTCTCTTTCGAGATCCGGTTGACAAACGACTTCCCGCAATGGCACGAGTTGTTACCATCAGTGATGGGGAGTATCACAATGCGTATCCTGTGAAATTATTGGAAAAACTTGGGGTTGTTCATCATCAACTAGGGGACCAGTCTTTGGTGGTTTTTCATCAAGCTGGAGTCAGCAGCGCCTTAGATACAACTCGGATTGCTAATGGTGTCGATGTCGGAGCGACTGGTATATTTATACCTGTTGTCGGGAACCAAGAATTAACGTTTGTCAAGCGAGCAGGAGAAATTGTTGATGAGCAAACAGGAAGTCATTGGAATATTGTTGGGCAGGCAGTTGAGGGCCCTCTTGAGGGCAAACAACTGAAGAGGCTGATTCACGCTGATCAGTTTTGGTTTTCCTGGGCGGCTTTTCAACCAGACACATTAATTTATAATTTGGATGAGTAGCGCATTTTTAGGAAGGGTGAATGTGAAAGTTACTGAAGAGTTGATTAGCTGTATATTTGGTGACGATCAATACAGATACGAATGACCTCTTCTGGATCTCGTTTCCACCAGTTTTCCTGCGAGAAAATTTCGACTTCATGAAAGCCTGCATATCCAGTATTTTCGACCCACCCCCGAATTTGAGGCAGATCAATCACCCCATCACCCATCATCCCTCGATCCAAGAGCAGATGTTTGGTATCAGGTAGCCAATCACAGATGTGATAGGCAAAAATTCGGGACTTACCGGCTCGATCTAGTTGAGATCTTAAATCAGGATCCCACCAAAGATGATAGACATCACAGGCGACCCCCACACCCTCTCCAAGCGAATCACAAAGATCCAGAGCCTGTGATAACGTGTTGACCACAGAACGATCCGCGCAATACATCGGGTGAAGCGGTTCGATGGCTAGTCGAACTCCTGCTGGAATAGCTCTTTCCAAAAGCCAAGCGATTCCCTCTTCAACTTGTTGACGAGCCTTCGCCAGATCTCTGGAACCCTTTGGCAAACCACCTGTAACCAAGACCAGACAATCTGCATTCAATTCAACCGCTTCTTCGAGTGCCCGTAGATTGTCTTCCAAGTTTGCTTCCCACTCTTGCTGGGTGTTGGCTGGAAACATCCCACCCCGACAAACTCCAGAGACCCGCAGGCCCAGTTCACGAACTTGTTTTGCAGTCGCCTTCAATCCGATCTGGGCGATT
This portion of the SAR324 cluster bacterium genome encodes:
- a CDS encoding alpha/beta fold hydrolase, which codes for MLDSKTYFTENRDQQIAYKKYGSNGNETIVFLHGLTSKKEDWNSQEANKGTTYIEFFVNKGYRCISVDCLSHGESSKPQKAANYDRRLLALDFISVMDAEKIEKAHFIGYSMGGLLGCCVARFYPHRLKSLMLGGHCPGVGSAEEINRQDVGKLTFDKAQDIFGDDFLQQFPKDHLPAIRNIFDTMEEAEGLEMAVANLNVPVLLWVGEEEPVLFEKGKSLARQHGWEFFSVEGDHIGGFVNAGSVLPQLFQFLNKISHD
- a CDS encoding NAD(P)-dependent oxidoreductase — encoded protein: MKDKLFGFIGLGNMGQPMAQHIARKGYRLLVHDIAGTRERAPENSLIAASNAEVVKRAQVVALSLPTVEVNQLVVQEIAKLLTDDCVIVDTCTIGPAAAAENAQVLTKAGLGYIDSPVSGLRFRAVEGTLTTMVSGPVNQIDQVRPLIECYSANVFVVGEEAGQGQQMKMINNALCISSYVTTSEALAYGESGGLQLETMLAVINASSGQSFATSQTFPKFVASGRFNSGCEAHIIEKDLGLFVEDASRKGTNNTVIAKALERVADFVAEDRTQDQFRIYPFIKSSKPDS
- a CDS encoding FAD-dependent oxidoreductase, which produces MESFDVIVCGGGAAGVSAAVGAAQTGARVALLERYGFLGGAATNSQVLSYCGFYQCDDRGDRAIGGVGYRVLLELAKLGEDIQPRLSELTGNRIILLDPEKLKYVLDQLVLSHRVELFLHTTLVDVKKQGSHLEAVDLVGLFQQRSLSGTAFVDATGNGQLAKFVGLPCSVNQQEQPLQSMSLPIRLGGLAKDLMIDRDAIRVAVELYNRQAIHPISRQDGGVFMRVPNSNDWLWMIVDLGLKDVQEELVTKAEWLGRQIAHDCLEVLRAEVAGFENCHIVNTGPQIGIREAWRHEAQYALKREDLEGGRKFDSGIARAAWPMENHSKPGKPSYHPIGGGGYGLIPLESLSTKIPNLWLAGRTIGADAAAYGSIRVMGTSFATGQAAGVAAALFAQQDESPQSHRVIADLVAQEALV
- a CDS encoding ABC transporter permease, which gives rise to MNPEKSIKLSVQIPLFLLLNLVLYFLDLWTNQALMCLVIDVIIFGKIVNDVMKLVPVRYKKSSEHFITLLFPILLLSIWEIFASTGKINPTWFPEPTKILASLWELITVPEKFSETTLLGRPWMILERYQEQGLEGVWKLIEEGHVWATLYRVVMGFLIGLVPAVFCGFLMGMNKTIRLMFDSILSAIYVLPKIAIFPIVMLVFADPFGDAPRIAVVALSVFFMMTIHTMGAVQNVEGIYILAGRNYGAHGLKLFFKVILPGSLPSIFSGMRVALGMALIVIIAVEFLRAEKGVGYLIYYNWEILAPEKMYAGLITVMLIGILTTLVLKLLQYLALPWKRHSLFK
- a CDS encoding ABC transporter ATP-binding protein; translated protein: MSVKIRCQGCQKVYSTAEGEFTAIGDATLQIEEGQFVCIVGPSGCGKSTLLKIIAGLDYFTAGEFDVQHGEGKDQPINNVIFQEYAIFPWRTVMENVAFGLEMRGISKKIRTEIAREWLQKVGLSKFANYFPDQISGGMKQRVAIIRALANDPEILLMDEPLGALDAQSRLLIQEELLKLWDETKKTVLYVTHSLDEAIFLGDEVLMMSANPGHIIERYPITIERPRSINTMNSGDFTRIRSEIWEKLAVEVDRSMASQQ
- a CDS encoding ABC transporter substrate-binding protein, with the translated sequence MNWHIKNLSCKVSIIVMAVGLLWSSNGLANDGLKPLNPPEKVTVAYVPIMKFATMYVAHSRKLFEKYGLDVTLRRVKSGTEAIAFLSEGKIDVGGIAIVTSLWNGWSRGLDLRIIAPGGLEPMENSPTALIARADLMANGSIKSVQDLKGMRIGVAGGPGSGGEYLLTKALQQAGMMLNDIQKVKIGNADMPKALANQSIDAALTGPPYTTQSINDGHAKVLASDLVPGLMTVAFVGSGKFVNQRADVAERFVLAVGEAARLMQGDDFLDEENIKAYMTNTNTTEKALRTGKKLIYDPNIVIPVAGLKDIESVHRLNGRTEYTTELDLNNAVDERFTKKALSILGSY
- a CDS encoding DUF3179 domain-containing protein gives rise to the protein MKKRPILLFALGMLFIANLVSANSESKGEDTLSELLRRATIGWNTDWSKHSIEYRELLSGGPPRDGIPPIDQPKFIDNQQAEQWLAPNDPVIALELNRDARAYPLQILTWHEIVNDTVGGIPITITFCPLCNSAIAFERNYQGITYDFGTSGLLRHSDLVMYDRQTESLWQQFTGEAIVGAMTGEQLKMIPAGLIGFEQFQVAYPDGKILSKETGYSRDYGRNPYPGYDDIHNNPFLFRDPVDKRLPAMARVVTISDGEYHNAYPVKLLEKLGVVHHQLGDQSLVVFHQAGVSSALDTTRIANGVDVGATGIFIPVVGNQELTFVKRAGEIVDEQTGSHWNIVGQAVEGPLEGKQLKRLIHADQFWFSWAAFQPDTLIYNLDE
- a CDS encoding sugar phosphate isomerase/epimerase, coding for MPNITQLSINLATIRERCTISEAFDLVARLGIPAVSPWRDQIAQIGLKATAKQVRELGLRVSGVCRGGMFPANTQQEWEANLEDNLRALEEAVELNADCLVLVTGGLPKGSRDLAKARQQVEEGIAWLLERAIPAGVRLAIEPLHPMYCADRSVVNTLSQALDLCDSLGEGVGVACDVYHLWWDPDLRSQLDRAGKSRIFAYHICDWLPDTKHLLLDRGMMGDGVIDLPQIRGWVENTGYAGFHEVEIFSQENWWKRDPEEVIRICIDRHQIYS